A genomic segment from Gossypium hirsutum isolate 1008001.06 chromosome D04, Gossypium_hirsutum_v2.1, whole genome shotgun sequence encodes:
- the LOC107936193 gene encoding BTB/POZ domain-containing protein At3g56230 isoform X1 encodes MDCSICSSMPFILRPPRNTICGTCYEGARNVINLMNKLEIDHHCKSTDKATPAPSSSPNSCKQQPLGNLSKWMTSMKEIEEDLNKKISFLSGLIVAFRDQIHTDIQLKPGNDGPSIPAHRALLAARSEIFRNMLDSDGCKAPPSDAITLSELNTEELESLLEFLYSGNLGWDKLEKHVYSLFLAADKYEIPYLQDFCKRYMLSSLNASNVLEILEISDVCSNKALKEIALNFIIRNMEDIVFSPKYEVFAPKNPHLGLQITRAFLMDAKTKRINGV; translated from the exons atggattGTTCAATTTGTAGTTCAATGCCGTTTATCTTAAGACCTCCGAGGAATACAATATGTGGGACTTGCTATGAAGGTGCAAGAAATGTAATCAATTTGATGAACAAGCTTGAAATTGATCATCACTGCAAATCTACTGATAAAGCCACTCCTGCTCCATCTTCTTCACCCAATTCTTGTAAG CAACAGCCACTTGGAAATCTGAGCAAATGGATGACAAGCATGAAGGAGATAGAAGAAGATCTGAACAAGAAAATAAGCTTCTTGAGTGGACTTATTGTGGCTTTTAGAGATCAAATTCACACTGATATTCAGCTCAAACCGGGCAACGATGGTCCTTCCATACCAGCTCACAGGGCTTTACTT GCAGCAAGATCAGAGATATTCAGGAACATGCTAGACTCAGATGGGTGCAAAGCTCCACCAAGTGATGCAATTACACTATCTGAGTTGAACACAGAAGAACTGGAATCACTGCTGGAGTTCCTTTACAGTGGAAACCTGGGTTGGGACAAGCTGGAGAAACATGTGTATTCGTTGTTCCTGGCGGCCGACAAGTACGAGATCCCCTACTTGCAAGATTTCTGCAAAAGATACATGTTAAGTTCATTGAATGCCTCCAATGTTCTTGAGATATTAGAGATCTCGGATGTTTGTTCCAACAAAGCATTAAAGGAAATTGCCTTGAACTTCATCATTAGGAACATGGAGGATATTGTTTTCTCCCCTAAGTATGAAGTCTTTGCTCCCAAGAATCCCCATCTTGGTCTGCAGATTACCAGGGCTTTTTTAATGGATGCCAAAACCAAAAGAATTAATGGAGTTTGa
- the LOC107936193 gene encoding BTB/POZ domain-containing protein At3g56230 isoform X2, protein MDCSICSSMPFILRPPRNTICGTCYEGARNVINLMNKLEIDHHCKSTDKATPAPSSSPNSCKPLGNLSKWMTSMKEIEEDLNKKISFLSGLIVAFRDQIHTDIQLKPGNDGPSIPAHRALLAARSEIFRNMLDSDGCKAPPSDAITLSELNTEELESLLEFLYSGNLGWDKLEKHVYSLFLAADKYEIPYLQDFCKRYMLSSLNASNVLEILEISDVCSNKALKEIALNFIIRNMEDIVFSPKYEVFAPKNPHLGLQITRAFLMDAKTKRINGV, encoded by the exons atggattGTTCAATTTGTAGTTCAATGCCGTTTATCTTAAGACCTCCGAGGAATACAATATGTGGGACTTGCTATGAAGGTGCAAGAAATGTAATCAATTTGATGAACAAGCTTGAAATTGATCATCACTGCAAATCTACTGATAAAGCCACTCCTGCTCCATCTTCTTCACCCAATTCTTGTAAG CCACTTGGAAATCTGAGCAAATGGATGACAAGCATGAAGGAGATAGAAGAAGATCTGAACAAGAAAATAAGCTTCTTGAGTGGACTTATTGTGGCTTTTAGAGATCAAATTCACACTGATATTCAGCTCAAACCGGGCAACGATGGTCCTTCCATACCAGCTCACAGGGCTTTACTT GCAGCAAGATCAGAGATATTCAGGAACATGCTAGACTCAGATGGGTGCAAAGCTCCACCAAGTGATGCAATTACACTATCTGAGTTGAACACAGAAGAACTGGAATCACTGCTGGAGTTCCTTTACAGTGGAAACCTGGGTTGGGACAAGCTGGAGAAACATGTGTATTCGTTGTTCCTGGCGGCCGACAAGTACGAGATCCCCTACTTGCAAGATTTCTGCAAAAGATACATGTTAAGTTCATTGAATGCCTCCAATGTTCTTGAGATATTAGAGATCTCGGATGTTTGTTCCAACAAAGCATTAAAGGAAATTGCCTTGAACTTCATCATTAGGAACATGGAGGATATTGTTTTCTCCCCTAAGTATGAAGTCTTTGCTCCCAAGAATCCCCATCTTGGTCTGCAGATTACCAGGGCTTTTTTAATGGATGCCAAAACCAAAAGAATTAATGGAGTTTGa